In Drosophila willistoni isolate 14030-0811.24 chromosome XR unlocalized genomic scaffold, UCI_dwil_1.1 Seg144, whole genome shotgun sequence, one DNA window encodes the following:
- the LOC6638735 gene encoding ADP-dependent glucokinase, translating to MVKMTALRYMGWITGFSVFTAFLSIIYQAFLSLQALNRTTVLLAGLLALESGLKKTNLGPAPKVAIGYGACTDLQINATEFLETYYKLRVPLSERMAAQSSMEIVKTEDELLQSFAYYFQNGAAAERMMANGTLFRQLVEYAKIMGEERIHWYMGGNAPLMAVRFFMEGADVLLGAHMSKKLRPLLPKEIHLAGHEIPDDDIHLILEYKAGDGWGPYRAPRANRYILHNDKNNPHLRSVEQLTDALKDYHPQLLVVSGLQMMDMFTFQPGEREARLQQVKWQLISQPKDTLHHFEMASYVELQLLQQLQQLVLPYVDSLGMNEQELSNLQQVLSYGRITMATDWNPRIAMTLDKMRQVFISLLEDYEHEHIRDAKRRRISRIHVHTLAYQAILTISRSQWKNTKAAAAKAALTAHRYVCKSQFINPESVLQVLDDSFATSTQDQAPRMRINAANPVPCWQEYIQYGKDFQRIEVEICVAPVLVCRVARKTAGAGDNISASGLAAQL from the exons ATGGTCAAGATGACAGCCCTCCGTTATATGGGCTGGATCACTGGATTCTCTGTATTCACCGCGTTTCTATCCATCATTTATCAGGCATTTCTCTCACTCCAAGCACTCAATAGGACGACAGTTCTTCTAGCCGGTCTCCTGGCCTTGGAGAGCGGCCTAAAGAAAACGAATCTTGGCCCGGCACCCAAAGTGGCCATTGGTTATGGAGCCTGCACCGACTTACAAATAAATGCCACCGAATTCCTAGAGACATACTATAAATTGCGTGTACCGCTATCTGAACGAATGGCAGCACAATCTTCCATGGAAATAGTGAAAACTGAAGATGAATTGCTGCAATCGTTTGcctattattttcaaaatggaGCAGCCGCAGA ACGCATGATGGCCAATGGAACGTTGTTCCGGCAATTGGTGGAGTATGCCAAGATTATGGGCGAGGAGCGCATACATTGGTATATGGGCGGAAATGCTCCCCTTATGGCTGTACGTTTCTTTATGGAGGGAGCCGATGTATtgctcggagcgcacatgtccAAAAA ATTACGACCCTTGCTGCCCAAAGAAATACACTTGGCTGGTCATGAGATACCTGATGATGATATACATCTGATACTGGAATACAAAGCTGGCGATGGTTGGGGTCCATATCGGGCGCCACGTGCCAATCGCTATATACTGCACAATGATAAGAACAATCCACATTTGAGATCTGTCGAACAGTTGACCGATGCCCTTAAAGATTATCATCCGCAATTGCTGGTGGTCAGTGGCTTACAAATGATGGATATGTTTACATTTCAACCCGGGGAACGGGAGGCTCGCCTACAGCAAGTGAAATGGCAATTGATAAGTCAACCGAAAGATACATTGCATCATTTCGAAATGGCCTCGTATGTGGAATTGCAGTTGTTgcagcaactacaacaacttGTGCTCCCCTATGTCGATTCTCTGGGCATGAATGAGCAAGAGTTGTCCAATTTGCAGCAGGTTCTCTCCTACGGACGCATCACAATGGCCACCGATTGGAATCCACGTATTGCCATGACCCTGGATAAAATGCGACAAGTATTCATTAGTCTGTTGGAAGACTATGAACATGAACATATACGAGATGCCAAACGTCGCCGGATTTCGCGCATACATGTCCATACATTGGCCTATCAGGCTATACTAACCATTAGCAGATCGCAATGGAAGAAtacaaaagcagcagcagccaaggCGGCATTGACAGCCCATCGTTATGTATGCAAATCTCAATTT ATCAATCCCGAATCTGTGTTGCAAGTGCTGGATGACAGTTTTGCCACCTCCACCCAGGATCAGGCACCACGTATGCGCATTAATGCTGCTAATCCTGTACCCTGCTGGCAGGAGTATATCCAATATGGCAAGGATTTCCAACGCATCGAAGTTGAGATATGCGTTGCACCGGTTTTGGTATGCCGTGTGGCCAGAAAGACAGCTGGAGCTGGTGATAATATCTCCGCTTCAGGATTGGCTGCACAATTGTAG
- the LOC6638859 gene encoding delta-1-pyrroline-5-carboxylate dehydrogenase, mitochondrial yields the protein MLKLGSAIVNRALCRHMGATSISSELVIAHPAAILDTKDKDKPKEAPKAEPEIQMNGELLLNHAILQSQRKPLEVPTVVSGEEFFTMDMQKVCCPHEISEHIARVFYANRCQIEKAIKSSLDAQGNWSMVPAEERLAIWRKAASIIESDLMELKVHLILSLGKTESDASNDVCRLLNSLRSNSDYLEHLSQLRFDITGEVNVFPSFYLRPLDGFVAAMSSFESVALSAGLALSPVLMGNTVLWNPALEVASASYLVYKAFRKAGLPKGVLNFVPSNDRLFVDTITDSIHFAGVNYHGTAEGYRHIHKLVGDKMKRYICFPRLAAECQGTNFHFVHSSAKLDAVCSATMDAAFNFAGQYSTSLSRLFVPSSLWPELKERLCHAIAELKVGNPTAKDTKMGPVVNHLAFERLEKLINRTKLTHTLEILCGGNCDRSVGNFITPILAVAQDPLDPLLSEPIGGPILPVFVYADDALTDALQLLAHQSKYALSGSIFASRDEIISHCLKHLRMSASNLYINERCTGHPDGIPPFGGNRLSGTNDKSGSAYFLMRWSSPMLVEETLDTPMAVPLSIEKRT from the coding sequence ATGCTCAAACTCGGTTCAGCGATCGTAAATCGGGCGCTATGTCGCCATATGGGAGCAACTAGTATTAGCAGTGAGCTAGTAATAGCCCATCCGGCGGCAATATTGGACACTAAGGACAAGGACAAGCCCAAGGAAGCACCGAAAGCCGAACCAGAAATTCAAATGAATGGAGAATTGCTCTTAAATCATGCCATCCTTCAATCACAACGCAAACCCCTTGAAGTCCCCACTGTAGTATCTGGTGAGGAGTTCTTTACCATGGACATGCAAAAGGTATGCTGTCCGCATGAAATTTCCGAGCACATCGCACGTGTCTTTTATGCAAATCGTTGTCAAATCGAAAAAGCCATCAAGTCGTCGCTTGATGCCCAAGGAAATTGGAGTATGGTGCCCGCTGAAGAACGTCTGGCAATTTGGCGTAAAGCGGCCAGTATTATAGAATCAGATTTAATGGAACTGAAAGTCCATCTAATATTATCTCTGGGCAAAACCGAGTCAGATGCCTCCAATGATGTGTGTCGTTTGCTTAATTCGCTGAGATCCAATTCCGACTATCTAGAACATTTATCTCAACTGCGTTTTGATATTACGGGCGAAGTGAATGTTTTTCCAAGCTTTTATTTGCGTCCCTTAGATGGTTTTGTAGCTGCCATGTCTTCGTTTGAGTCAGTGGCTTTGTCAGCAGGCTTGGCTCTCAGCCCGGTGCTAATGGGCAACACTGTCCTATGGAATCCGGCATTGGAAGTAGCTTCGGCTAGTTATTTGGTATACAAGGCTTTCCGTAAGGCTGGCTTGCCCAAGGGTGTGCTTAATTTTGTACCATCCAATGACCGTTTGTTCGTGGACACAATCACGGATTCTATTCACTTTGCTGGCGTCAATTATCACGGCACGGCTGAGGGCTATCGCCATATCCATAAATTGGTTGGCGACAAAATGAAGCGTTATATATGCTTTCCCCGCCTGGCGGCCGAATGTCAAGGGACGAATTTCCATTTCGTTCATTCCAGCGCCAAATTGGATGCCGTCTGCTCGGCCACAATGGATGCTGCCTTTAATTTTGCTGGCCAATACTCCACATCCCTTTCCCGTCTCTTTGTGCCCTCTTCCCTGTGGCCGGAGCTAAAGGAGCGTCTTTGCCATGCCATCGCAGAATTGAAAGTGGGCAATCCCACGGCCAAGGATACAAAAATGGGTCCCGTTGTCAATCATCTGGCATTTGAACGTCTTGAGAAATTAATTAATCGCACCAAACTCACCCATACGTTGGAAATTTTATGCGGTGGCAATTGTGATCGCAGCGTTGGTAATTTCATAACACCAATCTTGGCCGTAGCTCAAGATCCACTTGATCCGCTGCTAAGCGAACCCATTGGAGGGCCGATTCTTCCAGTGTTTGTCTATGCCGATGATGCTCTAACCGATGCCCTCCAACTGCTGGCCCATCAATCGAAATACGCTCTCTCCGGTTCGATATTTGCCTCACGCGATGAAATCATTTCCCACTGTCTAAAGCACTTGCGCATGTCGGCCAGTAATCTGTATATAAATGAACGTTGCACAGGCCATCCCGATGGCATTCCACCATTTGGTGGGAATCGTTTGTCGGGCACAAATGACAAATCTGGTTCTGCCTATTTCCTTATGCGTTGGAGTTCGCCCATGCTGGTCGAAGAGACTCTGGATACTCCCATGGCTGTGCCACTTTCCATCGAGAAACGTACCTAG
- the LOC6638734 gene encoding phospholipase B1, membrane-associated encodes MSTNSVLLFLAMLLLMLMSLDLDLVTSQRTSLDVALRNAYRPLRLLGLAFSGRSGDDPQNVQRVRNAGKTQKSNPRTRALLQFCDAEHGPGRRSAERPKSVHRLRPGDIDVIGAMGDSLTAGNGIFATNLLHVTVENRGVVWSIGGQYNWRKYLTLPNILKEFNPKLYGYAVKDGLSTDRTSRFDVAELAAMSRDMPYMATVLVKRMQRDPNVNMTRDWKLITLFIGNNDFCTDICYYPNPELTVKWHEQNMLKTYRYLRDNVPRLMLNIVPAPNLRFLTNLTGLPPVCYSTLRFECPCLLAKPKEHLDYMEGIMKRWIAKDYEIANREEFNTETFTINVQPFSQFHDFPRTRSGQTDTRFFSEDCFHLSQRGHAAAANSVWNNMLEMPDEKSGFSTQLFEKFHCPSEKRPYLITRENSRSDFVI; translated from the exons ATGTCAACGAATTCAGTTTTACTTTTCCTGGCCatgttgttgttaatgttaATGTCGTTGGACTTGGACTTGGTGACATCACAGCGCACCTCACTGGATGTGGCTTTAAGGAATGCCTATCGACCACTTCGTCTCCTGGGTTTGGCCTTCAGCGGACGTTCTGGTGACGATCCACAAAACGTGCAGCGTGTACGTAATGCAGGG aaaacacaaaaatcgAATCCCCGCACTCGTGCTTTACTACAATTCTGTGATGCCGAACATGGACCAGGACGACGCAGTGCAGAACGTCCAAAAAGTGTTCATCGTTTGCGTCCTGGCGATATTGATGTGATTGGAGCCATGGGTGACTCCTTGACAGCTGGCAATGGCATCTTTGCCACAAATCTTCTGCATGTAACTGTTGAGAATCGTGGTGTGGTTTGGTCCATTGGCGGACAATACAATTGGCGAAAATACCTCACATTGCCCAATATTCTAAAGGAATTCAATCCGAAATTATATGGCTATGCCGTTAAGGATGGTCTCTCTACAGATCGTACTTCACGTTTCGATGTCGCCGAATTGGCTGCAATGTCTCGGGATATGCCATATATGGCCACTGTCTTGGTTAAACGCATGCAACGCGATCCAAATGTGAATATGACACGAGATTGGAAACTGATAACTCTATTCATTGGCAATAATGATTTCTGTACGGATATATGCTATTATCCGAACCCAGAATTAACTGTTAAATGGCATGAACAGAATATGCTAAAGACCTATCGTTATCTTAGGGATAATGTGCCACGTCTAATGCTGAATATTGTGCCAGCGCCAAATTTACGATTTCTAACAAATCTGACGGGTCTGCCGCCGGTTTGTTATAGCACTTTACGTTTCGAATGTCCCTGCCTGCTGGCGAAGCCCAAAGAGCATTTGGATTACATGGAAGGCATTATGAAACGTTGGATAGCCAAGGACTATGAAATTGCCAATCGTGAGGAGTTCAATACGGAG ACTTTCACTATCAATGTCCAGCCATTCTCGCAATTTCATGATTTCCCTCGCACACGTTCGGGACAAACGGATACCCGTTTCTTTTCTGAGGATTGCTTTCATCTCAGTCAGCGTGGTCATGCCGCTGCTGCCAATTCCGTGTGGAATAATATGCTCGAAATGCCCGATGAGAAGAGTGGTTTTAGCACAcaactttttgaaaaattccATTGCCCCAGCGAGAAGCGTCCGTATCTCATAACCAGAGAGAATAGTCGCTCTGACTTTGTGATCTAG